The DNA sequence CGTCAACGCCGTGCTGTTCCTCGCCGCCTGGACGGTCGGCCCGGTCTTCGGGGCGGCCATCGGGTTGTTGACGCCGGTCGTGGCCCTGTGGCGGGGAATTCTGGCAGCGCCGCTTGCGCCCATGGTGCCGTTCATTGGGCTTGGCAACGCCCTTGTGGTGTTGATCTTCTCTTACCTGAAGCGGGTCCACCCGGCCGCCGGCATCGCCGTGGCCGCGGTGGTGAAGTGGGCGCTTCTGTCCACGGCCGTCCGGGCGTTCGTTACCGTGCCGCCTCCTGTTGCGGTCGCCATGCAGTGGCCGCAACTCCTCACCGCGCTGGGCGGCGGGATTCTGGCGTGGGCCGTCTGGCGTGCCCTGCCCGAGCCGTTCCGCCAGGGCGTCGCCTGACGGGAGATTAGACCCTGTCCCTGCCCGAAGGCGCAGGAATCCCTGCGCCTTCACTTAATCACCAGAGGGGTGAAAACAAGCCGGATTTTGTCGATACACGTGACGGAGCGCGAGATCGCGGCAAGGACAGGGGTCATGGAAGCACGCCAGTCACCGCCGGCTCCAGCGGCCGGCCCGCGCGGGCGTTCGAGGGCCACTCCCTGGCACCGGCTGCTGGATGCGGTGTGGAACCTCAATGTCACTCGCGACGTTCCCTCCACGTACGAGATGCTTGGCCGCCAGGCAATCGGCCTTGTCAACGCAGACGGGGCGGCCATCTATGCTCCCCAGGAGTCAGGCGGCGTCAGGTGCGCCTGGTCAGAAGGGGTTTCAGCGACCTACACCGAGAGCGTCACCCGAGCCGTTGCGCAGATCCCCGGGGGCGAGGTGCTGCGCGAGGCGAAAGCCCGGGTTATCACCGATGCCCCGGTCCAGAAAAGGTGGGTTCGCCTCGCCGAACTGACCCGCCAGGAGGGGATCCGCACCATCGGGCTGTTCCCCATGGTGATGGAGGGAAGGGTCTGCGCGGTACTGGCCGTCTATCACCGGCGGGTGCGGCCTTACCGCCGCTGGGAGAAGGAAGCCCTCACGGCGTTTGCGTACCAGGCGGCACTGGCGCTCACGGGCGCTGAGCTGCATGAGGAAGCCCGGCGCCGGACGGAGGAGCTACAGCAGATGTACGACCGGCTGCAGGATGCGTACCGCCAGCTCCAGGCGTTCCAGGAGATCGGCACGGAGCTTGCAGCGAGCCTCGATGTCCAGCACGTACTTGGCACTGTGGCGCGGTATGCTGCGGAACTGACGGGGTCCGACGCGGGTGGCGTCTTCGAGTATCATCCCGAGGAAGGAAGCCTGACCGTCAGCGCAAGCTACGACGCCCCCGAGAGCCTGGTGGAGGGCATTCGGCGGGCGCGGGTGCAGTTGGGGCAGGGGGCCATCGGGCGGGCTGCCGCCGAGCGGCGTCCCGTCCAGGTGCAGGACACCGAAACGGATCCGGACTACCCCTTTCGGTACCTGACCCGCCCGCGAGGCATCCGCGCCATTCTGGCGGTCCCCATGCTTTCGGGCGATGAACTGGTGGGAGGCGTGGTGGTCTGGCGGCGCACGCCCGGCCCTTTCGGGCAGGGCGAGGTACAGCTTCTCGAGACCCTGGCCCAGCAGTCCACGGCTGCCATCCGCAACGCACGCCTCTACTCGGCGCTGGAGCAGGCGTACGACAACACCCTGGAGGCGCTGACGGCGGCCCTGGACGTCAGGGATCGGGACACGGAAGGCCATTCCCGCCGGGTGGCCGCCCTGGCGCTGGCGATTGCGCGGGAAATGCAGCTTTCGCCCCGGGAGCAGCAGGCGCTGTACCGGGGCGGCCTCCTGCACGACATCGGCAAGATCGGCATTCCCGACAGCATCCTTCACAAGCCCGGCCCGCTCAGCGACGAGGAATGGGCGGTCATGCGCAACCACCCGAATCTGGGCTTTCAGGTGCTCAACCGCGTGGAGTTCCTGCAGCCGGTGACGGCGGTGGTGCTGTACCACCACGAACGTTTCGACGGGCTCGGCTACCCCATGGGGCTCCGGGGCGAGCAGATCCCCCTCGTGGCCCGGGTGTTCGCGGTGGCGGACGCGTACGACGCCATGACCTCCTGGCGGCCGTACCGGCCCGCGCTGGATTCGGCCACCGCGGTGCGGGAGATCGTCCGGCACTCGGGGACGCAGTTCGACCCTGAAGTGG is a window from the Bacillota bacterium genome containing:
- a CDS encoding HD domain-containing phosphohydrolase: MSIHVTEREIAARTGVMEARQSPPAPAAGPRGRSRATPWHRLLDAVWNLNVTRDVPSTYEMLGRQAIGLVNADGAAIYAPQESGGVRCAWSEGVSATYTESVTRAVAQIPGGEVLREAKARVITDAPVQKRWVRLAELTRQEGIRTIGLFPMVMEGRVCAVLAVYHRRVRPYRRWEKEALTAFAYQAALALTGAELHEEARRRTEELQQMYDRLQDAYRQLQAFQEIGTELAASLDVQHVLGTVARYAAELTGSDAGGVFEYHPEEGSLTVSASYDAPESLVEGIRRARVQLGQGAIGRAAAERRPVQVQDTETDPDYPFRYLTRPRGIRAILAVPMLSGDELVGGVVVWRRTPGPFGQGEVQLLETLAQQSTAAIRNARLYSALEQAYDNTLEALTAALDVRDRDTEGHSRRVAALALAIAREMQLSPREQQALYRGGLLHDIGKIGIPDSILHKPGPLSDEEWAVMRNHPNLGFQVLNRVEFLQPVTAVVLYHHERFDGLGYPMGLRGEQIPLVARVFAVADAYDAMTSWRPYRPALDSATAVREIVRHSGTQFDPEVVNAFLRVMARGDRAIHHDCRNVNRN
- a CDS encoding ECF transporter S component; the protein is MSVQGIPGTNGSRATRLVVISAILLAFAVAFQALGLPQAVTGPVVNAVLFLAAWTVGPVFGAAIGLLTPVVALWRGILAAPLAPMVPFIGLGNALVVLIFSYLKRVHPAAGIAVAAVVKWALLSTAVRAFVTVPPPVAVAMQWPQLLTALGGGILAWAVWRALPEPFRQGVA